The Pantoea trifolii nucleotide sequence CGCCTGGCGCGCATCGGCCAGAGAGACAGGATCGTTGGGGCCGTACCAGCGCCAGGTCTGCTTCATGTTGTTACCTCACTCACGATTGGTTGACCAATATTCCTTGCTAGCGTGTTACTTCAAACATTAACCACGCGATTCGCGGTTAAAACTCTGCTCTTTGTACAGTTAAGTCAACCTGGCGAGTGATTTTGGTTAACCAGATCACATTTGCGACATCAAGCTGGCGACCACTTTTCGCAACTGTGGTTCACTCCTGGCGGATGGTTAGAAATGACTCACTAACGGAGAATCAGATGAACCGCAGTTTAAATCCAGGGATAACCGCCGCTGGCACCAAACGCACCTTCCGCCATATGCGCTGGTGGGTGCTGGTGCTGTTCTTAGCCGGCGTGACGGTCAATTACATCACGCGTAACTCGTTAGGGCTGCTGGCCCCAGAGCTCAAAGACAGCCTTAACATCACCACCGAGCAATATTCCTACATCGTCGGTGCCTTCCAGCTGGCTTATACGTTCTTCCAACCGATTTGTGGCTGGTTGATTGATGTGATTGGCCTGAAAGTAGGCTTCCTGATCTGCGCCTCGGTGTGGGCCATTGCCTGTTTATTCCATGCTGGAGCGGGCAGTTGGCTGCATCTGGCGATTCTGCGTTTTGTTATGGGCAGCGCAGAAGCCGCTGCCACGCCAGCCAACGCCAAAGTGATTGGTGAATGGTTCCCGAAAAAAGAGCGTCCTATCGCCGCGGGTTGGGCGGGTGTCGGATTCTCCCTCGGCGCTATGCTGGCACCGCCGATTATCTACTTTGCCCATGCGGCGTTTGGCGGCTGGCAGGGCGCATTCCTGTTCACCGGCGCGCTGGCACTGGGTTGGGTGTTGCTGTGGTGGTGGCTGTATCGCGATCCCTATCAACATCCTAATTTGTCGAAATCCGAACTGGACTTTATCCGCCAGGACAATGAACCACCTGCGGTGAAACTGCCATTCTTTGCCGCGTTGAAAACCGTATCGAAGAACAAGCGTTTCTACGGCATCGCTATTCCGGCGTTCATGGCGGAACCGGCGTGGGGCGTTCTGAGTTTCTGGGTGCCGCTGTATCTGGCAAAAGAACTGGGTATGGATCTTAAACAGATCGTTATGTTCGCCTGGCTGCCATTCCTCGCCGCCGATCTTGGCAGCGCTGCCAGCGGCTATCTGACGCGCCTTTACACTAAGATCTTTGGCTTCACCCAAGTCAATTCAGTGGTCGCCAGTTCGGTAACCGGAGCCTTCCTGATGTTGTCACTGGCTGCGGTGGCGGTGACCAAAGACCCGTATGTGGCGATTGCACTGATTTCGATTGGTGGCTTCGGTCATCAGATCATCTCCTGCATGCTGAGCGCGCTGGTGGTGGAGAAGTTTGATAAAGGCCAGATGGCTACCGTCAACGGCATGCGCGGCTCGTTCGCGTGGATCTCCAGCTTCCTGTTCTCACTGCTGATCGGCGTTACCGCCGACACCATTGGATTTAATCCGCTGTTTGTCGCCATGGGCTTCTTCGACCTGATTGGTGCGGTCTTCCTGATTGCTTTTCTTGCTGAACGTCGCGCACAGCGCGCCTGAAAAGAGTAGATAACGATGAAAACGTTAAAAAATTGGTCTTTAGCCGGATCCGATGCGCACCACGTGGCGTTAACCGTCGACGGCAAACACAGGCTGTGTCTGTATGTGCTGGAAACGGGCATGTTCCGCGTGGTGATTAAACGTCAGGGCGCGTATAGCCTTGACCGCACCTGGAGCATCGCGCCTGAAAGCGATGTGCCGTGGGAAGGGCGTCAGCGCGACAGCCTGGCCGGCTTCGCCTTGCCATCGTTCACGCTGGAAGAAGAGGGCGACACGCTGGTGGTCGCCACCGATAAGCTGCGGGTGATCGTCCATCAACCGCTGGCGCTGGAGTGGCAATATTGCGACAGCCACGGCGCATGGCAACTGCTGACCTGCGACCGTCCAACCAGTGCTTATCAAATCAACGCGCACGGTGACGGCGTGGCGCACTATCAGTGCCGCATGAACGACGATCGTTATTACGGCCTCGGCGAGAAAAGCGGTGATTTGCAGCGTAACGGCCAGCGCTATGAGATGCGTAACCTTGATGCGATGGGCTACAACGCGGCCGCGACCGATCCGCTGTATAAGCATGTGCCGTTTACCATCACGCGCCGCACCGACGTCAGCTTTGGTCTCTATTACGATAATCTCAGCAGCAGCTGGTTTGATTTGGGTAATGAGCTCGATAACTATCACAAGCCGTATCGCCGCTGGCAGGCCGAAAGCGGTGATATCGACTATTACCTGTTTGTTGGCGACAAGGTGCTGGATATCACCAAAGCCTTTGTGCGTCTGACCGGTAAAACGCTGTTCGGCCCGAAATGGAGCCTTGGCTACAGCGGTTCAACCATGCATTACACCGATGCGCCGGACGCACAAAATCAGCTGATGAACTTTATCCGCCTGTGTGAAGAACACGATATTCCGTGCGATTCGTTCCAGCTTTCGTCCGGTTACACCTCGATTAACAACAAGCGCTACGTGTTCAACTGGAACCACGACAAAGTGCCGCAGCCGGAAGTGATGAGCCAGGCGTTTCACGACGCGGGTTTGCGCCTTGCCGCTAATATCAAACCGTGCCTGTTGCAGGATCATCCGCGTTACAACGAAGTGGCGGAACAAGGGCTGTTTATCCGCGATTCGGAAGAGGATGCGCCTGAGCGTTCGGTGTTCTGGGATGACGAAGGTTCACATCTGGATTTCACCCATCCGCAAGCCGTCGCCTGGTGGCAGGAAAACGTCACCAAACAGCTGCTGGAAAAGGGCATCGATTCCACCTGGAACGATAACAACGAATATGAAGTGTGGGATGGCGAAGCGCGCTGCCACGGTTTCGGTACGCCAATTGCCATCAAACACATTCGCCCGGTGATGCCGCTGCTGATGATGCGCGCCTCCATGGAAGCGCAGCAGCGTTTCGCGCCGGATAAACGTCCGTTCCTGATTTCCCGTTCGGGCTGCGCCGGGATGCAGCGCTATGTGCAAACCTGGAGCGGCGATAACCGCACCAACTGGACCACGCTGCGTTACAACATCCGCATGGGATTGGGCATGAGCCTGTCCGGGTTGTACAACGTGGGACATGATGTGGGTGGCTTCTCCGGTGATAAACCAGATGCAGAACTGTTTGTGCGCTGGGTACAGAATGGCGTGATGCATCCGCGTTTCACCATCCACTCATGGAATGACGATCACACCGTCAATGAACCCTGGATGTATCCGGCGGCTACGCCTGCGATCCGCGCCGCGATTGAACTGCGTTATCGTCTGCTGCCTTATCTCTATACGCTGCTGTGGCAGGCGCATGCTGACGATGAACCGATGCTGCGTCCGACTTTCCTCGATCATGAACAGGATGCGCAGACGTTCGCCGAGTGCGATGAGTTTATGCTGGGCCGCGATCTGCTGGTGGCGAGCGTGGTCGAGCCCGGTCAGCGCGAACGTCGTTTGTGGCTGCCTGACAACCAAACCGGCTGGTATGACTTTGCCAGCCAGCAATGGTACAGCGGCGGTCAATGGATCACGCTGGCAGCACCGCTGGAAACCCAGCCGATGCTGGTGCGCGCCGGGGCGGGCTTACCACTCAGCGAGCGCCTGCGTCATGTTGATGCTAAAACCGACGATCGCCGCACTTTGCAGCTGTTCCCGCTGAAAGGCAAAGGCGTCAGCCACGGTGTGCTGTTTGAGGATGATGGCGAAAGCTGGGGTTATCAGCAGGGCAATGCGCTATGGCTCAACTGGGAAATGCGCAGCGATGCGGAGGCAATCCACCTCAACTTCCAGCGCAAAGGCAGCTTCCAGCCGGCCTGGCAAACGCTGAACGTGATGTTGCCGCCGGGTGAACAGCGCCAGCTGTTTATTGATGGCGTAGCGGTGGATAAGGCGCAGGCAGAAGCGGTGTTAGCGGATATTGCTGCGGCGTAATCTTTGTTATGGGTCGCCCTGAATGGCGGCCCTACATCAATATTGTATTCGTAGGATGCGCATCAATGCGCACCTGGAATAAAGCCAATAGGTCAGTCAATTAACTCTTTCGCCCGCGCCAATAGAAACGCGGTAACCGTTGTCGCGTCGCTGATCTTTCTTGCCAGAATCAGTTCAAGAAACGCATCGATTTTAATTTTCTTCGCGGTTAGTCCCACCTCTTCCGCATCCAGATTTTGCCCCTGATTCGCCATTCACATTTTCTGAATTAACGTGCCATCGCCTGTTTTAGGGCGTTTAGAAAAACCGTGACGCGCGTTGGCAGATGCCGTGCGGTGGGAAACAGCGCCCAGACGCCGAGCAGCTGCGGTTGCGCATCTCGCAAGCCAATCTCAATCAGTTCACCGGCCGCCAATTCCTGCTGCACATCCCAGGCAGAGAGCTGGGCGATGCCGCTGCCCGCCACACACAAGGTACGTACACCTTCCACATTGCTGCCGCTGAAACGGCCTTCAACGCTGACACTGGAAATATGATCGTCGACCATAAAACTCCATTGCGGCACGCCGGATAAACGCAGGCAGTTATGCTGATGCAAATCGGCCAGCAGTTGTGGAGTGCCGAAGCGCGCTAAGTAGTCTGGAGAAGCACAGAGCACGCGCGGATTATCCGCCAGCCGCTGCGCCACTAAACGCGAATCCCGCAGCGGGGCGATGCGAATGGCGACATCGTAGCCGAGC carries:
- a CDS encoding MFS transporter, producing MNRSLNPGITAAGTKRTFRHMRWWVLVLFLAGVTVNYITRNSLGLLAPELKDSLNITTEQYSYIVGAFQLAYTFFQPICGWLIDVIGLKVGFLICASVWAIACLFHAGAGSWLHLAILRFVMGSAEAAATPANAKVIGEWFPKKERPIAAGWAGVGFSLGAMLAPPIIYFAHAAFGGWQGAFLFTGALALGWVLLWWWLYRDPYQHPNLSKSELDFIRQDNEPPAVKLPFFAALKTVSKNKRFYGIAIPAFMAEPAWGVLSFWVPLYLAKELGMDLKQIVMFAWLPFLAADLGSAASGYLTRLYTKIFGFTQVNSVVASSVTGAFLMLSLAAVAVTKDPYVAIALISIGGFGHQIISCMLSALVVEKFDKGQMATVNGMRGSFAWISSFLFSLLIGVTADTIGFNPLFVAMGFFDLIGAVFLIAFLAERRAQRA
- a CDS encoding NUDIX hydrolase, whose product is MANQGQNLDAEEVGLTAKKIKIDAFLELILARKISDATTVTAFLLARAKELID
- a CDS encoding glycoside hydrolase family 31 protein: MKTLKNWSLAGSDAHHVALTVDGKHRLCLYVLETGMFRVVIKRQGAYSLDRTWSIAPESDVPWEGRQRDSLAGFALPSFTLEEEGDTLVVATDKLRVIVHQPLALEWQYCDSHGAWQLLTCDRPTSAYQINAHGDGVAHYQCRMNDDRYYGLGEKSGDLQRNGQRYEMRNLDAMGYNAAATDPLYKHVPFTITRRTDVSFGLYYDNLSSSWFDLGNELDNYHKPYRRWQAESGDIDYYLFVGDKVLDITKAFVRLTGKTLFGPKWSLGYSGSTMHYTDAPDAQNQLMNFIRLCEEHDIPCDSFQLSSGYTSINNKRYVFNWNHDKVPQPEVMSQAFHDAGLRLAANIKPCLLQDHPRYNEVAEQGLFIRDSEEDAPERSVFWDDEGSHLDFTHPQAVAWWQENVTKQLLEKGIDSTWNDNNEYEVWDGEARCHGFGTPIAIKHIRPVMPLLMMRASMEAQQRFAPDKRPFLISRSGCAGMQRYVQTWSGDNRTNWTTLRYNIRMGLGMSLSGLYNVGHDVGGFSGDKPDAELFVRWVQNGVMHPRFTIHSWNDDHTVNEPWMYPAATPAIRAAIELRYRLLPYLYTLLWQAHADDEPMLRPTFLDHEQDAQTFAECDEFMLGRDLLVASVVEPGQRERRLWLPDNQTGWYDFASQQWYSGGQWITLAAPLETQPMLVRAGAGLPLSERLRHVDAKTDDRRTLQLFPLKGKGVSHGVLFEDDGESWGYQQGNALWLNWEMRSDAEAIHLNFQRKGSFQPAWQTLNVMLPPGEQRQLFIDGVAVDKAQAEAVLADIAAA
- a CDS encoding LysR family transcriptional regulator, with protein sequence MNSKDVEVFLMVTQTRSLTQAARRLNTTPMTVSRRLASLEEDLGVRLLHRTTRAIALTDEGEEFLPYAKTLMETEQSARNLFSPDKQGATGQLRITAPSGFGRRTIIPLLPALMAENPELKIDFQLSDNVTDIVGLGYDVAIRIAPLRDSRLVAQRLADNPRVLCASPDYLARFGTPQLLADLHQHNCLRLSGVPQWSFMVDDHISSVSVEGRFSGSNVEGVRTLCVAGSGIAQLSAWDVQQELAAGELIEIGLRDAQPQLLGVWALFPTARHLPTRVTVFLNALKQAMAR